From Actinomyces procaprae:
ATCCGGACTTCCTCCGGACCGTGCAATTCGTGCAACCGGGTCGGCGCCCACGGCTGGGGCGCCGATGACAGCGTAACGCCAACGTCGCCGGGGCTCACTAGACTCGGGCCCGATGAGCGAGCAGACCACTCCCGCCGTGCAGCCGCGCGTAGCCACCCAACAGGTGCTGGGGCAGGCCGGACGCCGCGGCCCCTTCCGCTATGGCGAACGCGTGCAGGTCACCGACTCCAAGGGCCGTAAGCACACCTTCGTGCTCGACCCCGGCGGCTTCTTCCAGTCCCAGCGCGGCAGCTTCTACCATCGCGACGTGGTCGGCCGCGACGAGGGCACGGTGATCACGACCGAGTCCGGGCATGAGCTGCTGCTGCTGCGACCGCTGCTGGCGGACTATGTGCTGTCCATGCCCCGTGGCGCCCAGGTCGTCTACCCCAAGGACGCCGGCCAGGTAGTCGCCTTCGCAGACATCTTTCCCGGTGCCCGAGTGCTGGAGGCGGGGGTGGGGTCCGGCGCCCTGACCATGAGCCTGCTGTCCGCCATCGGGGAGGGCGGCCACCTGCTGTCAATTGAGCGGCGCCATGACTTCGCGGCGATCGCCGCCTCCAACGTCGATGCCTGGTTCGGCCGCCACCACCCCGCCTGGGAGCTGCGCACCGGTG
This genomic window contains:
- a CDS encoding tRNA (adenine-N1)-methyltransferase, with translation MSEQTTPAVQPRVATQQVLGQAGRRGPFRYGERVQVTDSKGRKHTFVLDPGGFFQSQRGSFYHRDVVGRDEGTVITTESGHELLLLRPLLADYVLSMPRGAQVVYPKDAGQVVAFADIFPGARVLEAGVGSGALTMSLLSAIGEGGHLLSIERRHDFAAIAASNVDAWFGRHHPAWELRTGDFADVVAAHVADASVDRVVLDMLAPWENIDAAARALVPGGVFLAYVATVPQLSRTVEALRHSRRFTEPESWESAVRNWHVDGLAVRPDHRMVAHTGFLISARRLAADSAPLARKRPPARGAYDDAGYWTSEDVGERTSTDRKVRRVLRDCRAKQPEDATPVQPGPPGPQEPEHE